The following nucleotide sequence is from uncultured Draconibacterium sp..
GTGCTATTGCCATTGAAATAAAAGATAACGATCCGGAGATTGAAACAATTATTGCGCAGATCAATCACAAGGAAACGATGATAACGAGTTCGGCCGAACGTGTGTTTCTGAATACGCTTGAAGGCGGCTGCCAGATTCCGGTGGGAAGTACTTGCAAAGTTGAAGGTGACCAGGTAAAAATTACAGGTTTTGTTGCCAGCATCAACGGAAGTAAATTTCTGAAAGAAACAGTAAGCGGACCGGTTGAAAATGCCAATGAAATGGCGAGAAATCTGGCCAATAAATTATACAATGCCGGTGGAAAAGAAATTCTTGATACCATTCGAACGGAGAATTTACCTGTTACAAAAACGGAGCTTCCATTAAAAGACAAGGTAATTATTTCCACACGTCCTGTTGATATTCACGATGATCTTCCGGAACTATTAACAAAAGCGGGAGCATCGGTTGTTTCGCTGCCCATGATTCAAATTGAGCAGACAAAACTTACTGCAGCAGAAGAGAAATCTCTACAAAATCTCGATCAGTACAATTGGATTATTTTCACCAGTAAAAATGGCGTTGTAAGTTTATTTAAACAGTTGATCGAAACTGTAGAAAACACTACTTTGCCCTCCGGATTAAAGATTGCGGTCATCGGTAAAAACACCGCCGCCGAACTGGATTATTACGGTTATGCTCCGTATTTTACAGCAAGCGAATATACTTCCGACGGTTTACTGAAAGAATTAAAAGAAAAGCACAATCTGCAGAACCAAAATATTTTGCTGGCCCTCGGAAATCTGGCCGGTGATAAACTCGAAACCGAACTATCGAAAACAAATTCAGTTACCCGGGTAAATACCTATCAAACAGTAAAACCATCGGGTGCTGATTCTAAAATATTGGATGCGATATCAGATGACAATTACGATCTGATCATATTTACAAGTCCATCTACTTTTAACAACTTCAGCCACTTTTATGGCACCGAAAATATTTCAAAAGTAAAAATGGCCAGCATCGGAGAAACAACTTCTGAGGCCATTCGACAAGGTGGTGCCGAACCAGTGATTACTGCAGAAAATTCAAATGCAGATGGACTTTACAAAGCAATAATCGACTATTACAGAACAAAATAAAAACTACGCTATGATGTTTCCTGAAACAAGATTAAGAAGATTAAGATATAATTCGGTTTTACGCGACATGGTAACCGAAATAAAACTATCGGTTGACGATTTGGTGATGCCACTTTTTGTCTGTGCCGGAACCAACGTTCGCAATCCAATCAGCTCAATGCCGGGTAACTTTCAATTATCGGTTGAAAACCTGGTTGAGGAATGTAAAGAGGTTGTGGCAGCAGGGGTAAAGGCCGTTCTTTTGTTTGGTATTCCTGCCGAAAAAGACGAAGACGGGACCGTTGCCTGTCAGCACAACGGGATTGTGCAGCAAGCCATTCGTGCCATAAAAGCAGAACTTCCGGAATTGTATATTATTGCCGATGTGTGTAATTGCGAATACACTACACACGGACACTGCGGAACCATAATTGATGGCGATGTGGATAACGACACCACGCTTGAAACGCTGGCTGCTCAATCGGTTTCGCTGGCTGAAGCCGGTGCTGATATGATCGCTCCGAGCGATATGATGGACGGACGCGTTGGACGAATCCGTGAAGCATTGGACGACAACAAATTTGAGAAAATTCCAATAATGGCTTATTCGGCTAAATATGCATCGGGTTTTTACGGGCCATTCCGTGAGGCTGCCGAAAGTGCACCAAAATTTGGCAACCGTGCTACTTACCAAATGAATCCGGCCAATTCGGACGAAGCTATGCGCGAGGTAGAACTCGACATTGCCGAAGGTGCCGACATTGTTATGGTTAAACCGGCGCTCTCTTTCCTTGATATTATTTACCGTGTGAAGACAGAATTCAAAATGCCAACAGCAGCCTATAACGTAAGTGGCGAATTCTCGATGCTAAAAGCAGCAGAAGAGAAAGATTGGATAGACGGACCGCGTGTTATGATGGAAATTCTTACATCGATAAAAAGAGCCGGCGCCGATATTATTATTACATATTCAGCTGTTGATGCAGCGAAAATTTTGAATGGAATAAAAGGATAGAACATGCAGTTTTCAAAAAGTATAGAAGCATTTAAACAAGCTCAGGAAAGTATTCCGGGAGGTGTAAACTCACCGGTTCGGGCTTTTAAAAGTGTAAACTTAAATCCGGTTTTTATCGACTGTGCCCAAGGATCAAAAGTTGTTGATCTCGATGGCAACCAATACACTGATTTTGTCTCGTCGTGGGGACCACTGATTTTTGGTCATGCCCACCCTGAAATTGTTTCGGCCATTAACGAAGCCGCACAAAAAGGAACCAGTTATGGTGCGCCTACTTTGTACGAAACCGAAATGGCAGAACTGATTGTTGAAATGGTGCCTTCGATTGAAAAAGTGCGTATGGTGAACTCGGGAACGGAGGCCACAATGAGTGCCATTCGTTTGGCACGTGGTTATACAGGTCGCGAGAAAATTGTGAAGTTTGTAGGGAATTACCACGGACACGGCGACAGCTTCCTGATCAAAGCAGGATCCGGAGCAATTACTTTGGGATTGCCTGACAGCCCTGGCGTAACTGCCGGAAATGCAAAAGATACTTTGCTGGCTAATTATAATGACCTGGCTTCGGTAGAACAACTTTTCGCTGAAGACGGCGGAAATATAGCAGCAATAATTGTTGAGCCGGTTGCCGGAAACATGGGTGTTGTTCTTCCTGAAAAAGGATTTTTAGAAGGCTTACGTGAAATCGCCACTAAAAATGGCGCATTGCTAATTTTTGACGAGGTGATCACCGGTTTCCGGTTGGCAAAAGGTGGTGCACAAGAATACTTTAATGTAATGCCCGACATTACCACGCTGGGTAAAATTATCGGCGGAGGGTTGCCGGTTGGCGCTTATGGTGGTAAAAAAGAAATTATGGATCAACTGGCGCCAAACGGCCCGATTTACCAGGCAGGAACACTGTCAGGCAATCCGTTGGCAATGGCTGCCGGAAGCACAATGTTGAAATTGATTTTGAACACTGCGGATTTCTATCCCGAGCTAGAACGAAAAGCAAAAAAACTGGAAGAAGGAATTCGCGCCAACCTTAAAGAAACAGGTATTAAAGCGGTATTAAATCGTGTTGGATCGATGATGACCTTGTTTTTAACCGAAGAAGAAAAAGTGAGCTCATACGATGAAGCAATGAGTGCAGACACAAAACGTTATGCAGAATATTTCAAACTCTCATTGGAGAGCGGAATGTACATTGCACCATCGCAGTTTGAGTGTTTGTTTGTTTCGTATGCACACACCGACGAAGACATCGACAACATCATCAATGCCAATTTAAACGCCTTAAAACAACTAGCATAACATCGAAAAAATGGAAAAAGGAATATTTATAAAAACACTTGAGGGGCAAAAAACGGAGCGGCCACCGGTGTGGTTTATGCGTCAGGCGGGAAGAGTATTACCGTCGTATCTTGAAATGCGAAAGCAATACAGTTTTAAAGAACTGATGCGCGATCCGGAACTAGCTGCCAAGGTAACGCTGCTACCGGTTTACGATCTTGGTGTTGACGCAGCTATTCTTTTTTCCGATATCCTTGTAATTCCCGAGGCGATGGGAATGGAATTGACATTCACCGATTCGGGGCCACGGTTTGCAACAGCTTTGAAAGACCTTGACGATCCGATGTCACTCATCAATCCTGACGCCACAAAACTAGAGTACATTTACGATGTTATCGATAAAATTCAGGAAACCAAACCTGCAGACTTTCCGTTGATCGGTTTTTGCGGAGCGCCATTTACAACGCTTTGTTACATGGTGCAGGGATTGGGCACGAACCACACTTTCCCGGATGCAGTTTCGCTGTTGTACAAAAACAAAAAACTGGCAAAACAACTGTTAGGAGCTATTACCGAACTCTCGATTGAATATGCGCTGAATCAGGTAAAACACGGCATTGCAGCTTTTCAGATATTTGAAACGCACGCCGGACTTATTCCTGCCGATCTATATATGGAATTGATTATGCCGTTTGTAAGAAAAATATCGGCGGCGGTAATGGAAACCGGCACTCCAACTATTTTCTTACCAAAAGGTTTGGGAACCGGTTTAAAACAGTTGCAACCCGGTGATGCCGACTTTATCAGTGTAGACTGGCAGGTGCCCATTAAAGAAGCACGCGAAATGATTCCGGCTGACATGGGAATTCAGGGAAATCTTGATCCACGTATTCTATTTGCTGATCAGGAAGTAATTGAAACAAAACTGCAGGAATATCTCGAGTTTGGAGCCGGGCAAGACAAATGGATTTTTAATGTTGGACACGGATTTGTTCCGGGCATTCCCGTTGAAAATGCTAAATTCGTTGTCGACTGGATCAAGAATGCAAACTGGAACCGATAAACTTCTTGCAACAAATTAAAAAAATGACGAATCTGAGCGCCATAATCACATCCGACTTTGTAAAAATTATACACGACATTGTTAGTGTATCATTTTTACTTTTGGCGGTAACGTTGATTTATCGCTCGGTTCGTGGAATTAAAAACCACCTCCCCTACACCAAAACCGACAAGTATGTTGCCATTGCTTTTATTGTGGCGCTATACATGCAACTTATTTTGGGTCTTATCATGTTTACCAACCTGGGAGCAGGATTTGATTTTCAATACGTCCCCGACGAAAGCACAAACATGGTTTCGAAAAGGCTTTGGCCGGTTGAACACATCGTGCTGATGTTGTTCGCCCTTTTTATCGCCAACCTCGGATTGATA
It contains:
- the hemC gene encoding hydroxymethylbilane synthase; this encodes MRNIIRIGTRGSKLALYQAYRVQNELEQKFPEKQFEIVVIKTKGDKILDVPLSKIGDKGLFTKELEAAMFNDEIDMAVHSLKDLPTIFPEGTKLGAVLERGTVNDALVSKDHLKLSELTSEHTIATSSLRRKAQLLKINPDFNIVEIRGNVNTRIRKMNEGYCDAMIMAGAGLQRLEMDEAITEILDPETMIPACGQGAIAIEIKDNDPEIETIIAQINHKETMITSSAERVFLNTLEGGCQIPVGSTCKVEGDQVKITGFVASINGSKFLKETVSGPVENANEMARNLANKLYNAGGKEILDTIRTENLPVTKTELPLKDKVIISTRPVDIHDDLPELLTKAGASVVSLPMIQIEQTKLTAAEEKSLQNLDQYNWIIFTSKNGVVSLFKQLIETVENTTLPSGLKIAVIGKNTAAELDYYGYAPYFTASEYTSDGLLKELKEKHNLQNQNILLALGNLAGDKLETELSKTNSVTRVNTYQTVKPSGADSKILDAISDDNYDLIIFTSPSTFNNFSHFYGTENISKVKMASIGETTSEAIRQGGAEPVITAENSNADGLYKAIIDYYRTK
- the hemB gene encoding porphobilinogen synthase — protein: MMFPETRLRRLRYNSVLRDMVTEIKLSVDDLVMPLFVCAGTNVRNPISSMPGNFQLSVENLVEECKEVVAAGVKAVLLFGIPAEKDEDGTVACQHNGIVQQAIRAIKAELPELYIIADVCNCEYTTHGHCGTIIDGDVDNDTTLETLAAQSVSLAEAGADMIAPSDMMDGRVGRIREALDDNKFEKIPIMAYSAKYASGFYGPFREAAESAPKFGNRATYQMNPANSDEAMREVELDIAEGADIVMVKPALSFLDIIYRVKTEFKMPTAAYNVSGEFSMLKAAEEKDWIDGPRVMMEILTSIKRAGADIIITYSAVDAAKILNGIKG
- the hemL gene encoding glutamate-1-semialdehyde 2,1-aminomutase, whose product is MQFSKSIEAFKQAQESIPGGVNSPVRAFKSVNLNPVFIDCAQGSKVVDLDGNQYTDFVSSWGPLIFGHAHPEIVSAINEAAQKGTSYGAPTLYETEMAELIVEMVPSIEKVRMVNSGTEATMSAIRLARGYTGREKIVKFVGNYHGHGDSFLIKAGSGAITLGLPDSPGVTAGNAKDTLLANYNDLASVEQLFAEDGGNIAAIIVEPVAGNMGVVLPEKGFLEGLREIATKNGALLIFDEVITGFRLAKGGAQEYFNVMPDITTLGKIIGGGLPVGAYGGKKEIMDQLAPNGPIYQAGTLSGNPLAMAAGSTMLKLILNTADFYPELERKAKKLEEGIRANLKETGIKAVLNRVGSMMTLFLTEEEKVSSYDEAMSADTKRYAEYFKLSLESGMYIAPSQFECLFVSYAHTDEDIDNIINANLNALKQLA
- the hemE gene encoding uroporphyrinogen decarboxylase, which translates into the protein MEKGIFIKTLEGQKTERPPVWFMRQAGRVLPSYLEMRKQYSFKELMRDPELAAKVTLLPVYDLGVDAAILFSDILVIPEAMGMELTFTDSGPRFATALKDLDDPMSLINPDATKLEYIYDVIDKIQETKPADFPLIGFCGAPFTTLCYMVQGLGTNHTFPDAVSLLYKNKKLAKQLLGAITELSIEYALNQVKHGIAAFQIFETHAGLIPADLYMELIMPFVRKISAAVMETGTPTIFLPKGLGTGLKQLQPGDADFISVDWQVPIKEAREMIPADMGIQGNLDPRILFADQEVIETKLQEYLEFGAGQDKWIFNVGHGFVPGIPVENAKFVVDWIKNANWNR